From Methylocystis sp. ATCC 49242, one genomic window encodes:
- the atpD gene encoding F0F1 ATP synthase subunit beta → MAANKPTGRITQVIGAVVDVKFDGHLPEILNALETTNQGQRLVLEVAQHLGENSVRTIAMDTSEGLTRGQEVVDTGAPISVPVGDETLGRIINVIGEPVDEAGPLVTANKRAIHQPAPSYAEQATEAQILETGIKVVDLLAPYAKGGKIGLFGGAGVGKTVLIMELINNVAKAHGGYSVFAGVGERTREGNDLYHEMIEGGVNKKPVNGSAAGSKAALVYGQMNEPPGARARVALTGLTVAEHFRDQGQDVLFFVDNIFRFTQAGSEVSALLGRIPSAVGYQPTLATDMGALQERITTTTKGSITSVQAIYVPADDLTDPAPATSFAHLDATTVLSRSIAEKGIYPAVDPLDSTSRMLSPAIVGEEHYEVARKVQSTLQRYKSLQDIIAILGMDELSEEDKLVVARARKIERFLSQPFHVAEVFTGSPGKLVALADTIKGFKGLVEGQYDHLPEAAFYMVGSIEEAIEKAAKLAKEAA, encoded by the coding sequence ATGGCCGCCAACAAGCCCACCGGGCGCATCACCCAAGTCATCGGCGCCGTCGTCGACGTGAAGTTCGACGGGCATCTCCCCGAGATTCTCAACGCGCTCGAGACCACGAACCAGGGCCAGCGCCTCGTTCTGGAAGTCGCGCAGCACCTCGGCGAGAACTCCGTGCGCACCATCGCCATGGACACGTCGGAAGGTCTGACGCGCGGCCAGGAAGTGGTCGACACCGGCGCGCCGATCTCCGTGCCCGTCGGCGACGAGACGCTCGGCCGCATCATCAACGTCATCGGCGAGCCGGTCGACGAGGCCGGCCCGCTCGTGACCGCCAACAAGCGCGCCATTCACCAGCCGGCGCCTTCCTACGCCGAGCAGGCGACGGAAGCCCAGATTCTCGAAACCGGCATCAAGGTCGTCGACCTTCTCGCGCCCTACGCCAAGGGCGGCAAGATCGGCCTGTTCGGCGGCGCAGGCGTCGGCAAGACCGTTCTCATCATGGAGCTCATCAACAACGTCGCCAAGGCGCACGGCGGTTATTCCGTTTTCGCGGGCGTCGGCGAGCGCACCCGCGAGGGCAACGACCTCTATCACGAGATGATCGAGGGCGGCGTGAACAAGAAGCCGGTGAACGGCTCGGCCGCAGGCTCAAAGGCCGCGCTGGTCTATGGACAGATGAACGAGCCGCCGGGCGCCCGCGCCCGCGTCGCGCTGACCGGCCTCACGGTCGCCGAACATTTCCGCGACCAGGGCCAGGACGTTCTGTTCTTCGTGGACAACATCTTCCGCTTCACGCAGGCGGGCTCGGAAGTCTCCGCGCTTCTCGGCCGCATCCCTTCGGCGGTGGGCTATCAGCCGACGCTCGCAACCGACATGGGAGCGCTGCAGGAGCGCATCACCACCACGACCAAGGGCTCGATCACCTCGGTGCAGGCCATTTACGTGCCCGCCGACGACCTGACCGACCCGGCGCCGGCCACCTCCTTCGCCCACCTCGACGCCACGACCGTGCTCTCGCGCTCCATTGCGGAAAAGGGCATTTATCCGGCCGTCGACCCGCTGGATTCGACCTCGCGCATGCTCTCCCCGGCCATCGTCGGCGAGGAGCATTACGAAGTCGCCCGCAAGGTCCAGTCGACCCTGCAGCGCTACAAGTCGCTGCAGGACATCATCGCCATTCTCGGCATGGACGAACTCTCGGAAGAGGACAAGCTCGTCGTCGCCCGCGCCCGCAAGATCGAGCGCTTCCTGTCGCAGCCCTTCCACGTCGCCGAAGTCTTCACCGGTTCGCCCGGCAAGCTCGTTGCGCTGGCCGACACGATCAAGGGTTTCAAGGGTCTCGTCGAGGGTCAATACGATCACCTTCCGGAGGCTGCCTTCTATATGGTCGGCTCCATCGAGGAGGCGATCGAAAAGGCCGCCAAGCTCGCCAAGGAAGCGGCCTGA
- a CDS encoding F0F1 ATP synthase subunit epsilon, translating to MAAFHFELVSPEKLLFSGDVESVVAPGAEGQFTVLKDHAPVMTTLKSGVVTVAGGDGKVEKLFVRGGFADVSAAGFTILAELAIPLSEIDVAKVDADLKDAREDLADAKTEEARHAAAEKIVQLQELRASVGA from the coding sequence ATGGCCGCATTCCACTTTGAACTCGTCTCTCCCGAAAAGTTGCTGTTCTCGGGCGATGTCGAATCCGTGGTCGCGCCGGGGGCGGAGGGGCAGTTCACTGTCCTCAAGGACCATGCGCCGGTCATGACGACCTTGAAGTCGGGCGTCGTCACGGTCGCAGGCGGCGACGGCAAGGTAGAGAAGCTTTTCGTGCGCGGCGGATTCGCGGATGTGAGCGCGGCAGGTTTCACCATTCTCGCCGAACTTGCGATCCCGCTTTCAGAGATCGACGTAGCCAAGGTCGACGCCGACCTGAAGGATGCGCGCGAAGATCTGGCCGACGCCAAGACTGAGGAGGCCCGTCACGCGGCCGCCGAGAAAATCGTCCAGTTGCAGGAGTTGCGCGCGTCTGTCGGCGCCTGA